CAGATCCATATAAATTATTTATTGCTTCTTCCAATCCTGATGTCGTCCATAAAGCTAACCGTTATACATTTGATGATGCGTTAATTGCTTTTGGGGATACGATGTCGATGCTGTTTAAAGGACTGGTTACAGTTGTCCTTACTTCCCATTGGTTCATCTGGCCATTAGCATTCTTTGCTGCTTTGTTCTTGATATTTCGAAAATTCACAGACGAAGACCCTCATTGGGTATTCTATGCAGGCGTAGGCATCTATTTAGCAGCAGCTCTGTTATTAAAAAGCCATTTCTTTATTCCGTCATTTAACAGTACAGCTCCTGCTTATTTTAGCTTCACAGGTAGCTCCTATTTTTACATTATCTTTTTTGCACTTCTAGCTTATTTATGTGTGAAGCTAACTAGTGATGAATGGAGTTCTGTGTTAAAAGCAACCTATTTTATCGGAGTTCATATCTTGTTTATGATTTGTATCCTTGGACCTTATGTAATTTTCTTCTAAATAACAGACGGTTTGTTCACGTACAAATAATATTTAAAAACGACCTACCCATGCGATGCTCATGAGTTAGGTCGTTTTTTTGCATTACCTAAGCATAGGTATCCATTCCGATAAAGAGGCTATAGAATACTTAGGTTGACGTTCATATTGGGATAATAACTCTTTTGTTGTGACACCTGTTTGTACATGCAACGTATCAAGACCAGCATTCATCCCTGCCAAAATATCTGTATGATAATTATCTCCAACCATGATTACCTCTTCCTTGGACAAACCAAGAGCTTCAATAGCTTGATCCATAATGATCGACTCTGGTTTCCCAATAAACGTTGGCTCCACACCTGTCGACACGCTAACAACTGACGTGAGAGAACCATTGCCAGGAAGCATCCCTCTTTCGGTAGGAATGGCGATATCACCATTTGTTGATAAAAAGGTTGCACCATTTCGAACTTGTAAACAAGCAATAGCCAATTTCTCATACGTTATGTCACGGTCAATCCCCATCACTACAAAATCACAATCATCCTCCACAATGCTATGTCCAGATTCCGCTAATGTGTGAAATAATCCTTCTTCCCCAATGGCAAACACTCTTGCATGTTCTTTTCGATCCTTGATATAACTTCCTGTAGCAGTACTTGATGTGAAAATTTGTTCAGCTCGTGCTGGAATATCAAATTTGTTTAACTTCTCCGCCACTTGCTCTGGTTTTCTCGAAGAATTGTTGGTTACAAACAGATGAGGAATCCCCTCCTCCTGTAGAGCTTTCACAAAATCAGAAGCAGCTTCTATTCGTTCTGACCCTCTATACATCGTTCCATCTAGATCGATTAAGTATCCTTTATATGATTGCATGTGTATTCCTTCTTTCATTGTTACTACTGTTAAGGTAAAGAAAAGCTCAGGACGCCTTTGTCACCTCTAGAGGATAAGCGCTAAATCTAGACATGTAAAAGTCAATAAATCACACTCATCCTTTATATTGAATAAACATTCTGAAAGTATAACATGACTTATTGGTCTTCATTTGAAAAAGCTGAGATAGGTCCTAATTCTTCATTTAAATACCGACGAATATAATGGCTAAAGTCTTCGAGAATGGTAACGTGTTCATTCATCATCTGTTGTAATTCATCATGATTCATATCCGTATATTCTCTAACTAATTGTTTTCTTATAGCAATAACTGCTTTATATGCTTCCTCTTCGCTTTCAGGTAATACCGTTTCATCAATCAAAATATCAATGATATCCTCATAGCTTCCAGGATCACGCATGATAAACCCATCAATCATCATATTTCCTACATCGACAATGGATTCGATTGTCATCTGAACACATCTTTCTAACCCTAACCGTTTTAATGGGGTATCTACTGCTTCATTCTTATAATCCACGAGCAATTGCTCTAGGTATTGCAAAGTTGATTCAATTTTAGAACGATCTACAAAATACATCTCGTTCCCTCCATTCATCTTTTTCATGCTCTAGTGGTATCATATCATATACAAGCTATCATTAAATTTACATTTACCAGTTAAGTTTTGAAGGGTTTTTTGCTATAGTATAGATTGAAATCTTTGAAGCGGAGGAACGTTTAACTATGGATCGTGAATTAGCTCTAGAACTTGTACGTGTAACAGAAGCAGCAGCAGTAAGCTCAGCCCAATGGATGGGAAGAGGTCAAAAAGATGAAGCGGATGATGCTGCAACCACAGCAATGAGGACTATGTTTGATTCTATTGCTATGGAAGGTACAGTTGTTATCGGTGAAGGTGAACTAGATGAAGCACCAATGTTATATATTGGTGAAAAGCTTGGAAATGGGAACGGACCTGAGGTAGATATTGCCGTTGACCCGTTAGAAGGAACAAATATTGTCGCAAAAGGGCACAATAATGCCATGAGTGTTATTGCTGCAGCTGATCGTGGTGCACTATTGCATGCACCAGATATGTACATGCAGAAAGTAGCAGTAGGAAAACAAGCACGTGGTCAAATCAGGTTGGATGATCCAATTGAAAAGACGATTGAAACCGTTGCAAAAGCTAACAATAAACGTATTAATGACTTAACCGTAATTGTTCAAGAACGTCCTCGTCACAACGAACTTGTCGAGCGAATCAGAGCAAAAGGAGCTCGTGTGAAACTGTTTGGAGATGGAGATGTGGAAGCGTCTATTGCTACATGCCTCCCTCATACTGGTATTGATCTATTCGTAGGAACTGGAGGAGCTCCTGAAGGTGTGATTTCAGCTGCAGCCGTCAAATGTTTAGGCGGTGACATGCAAGCTCGTCTCGTCCCACAAAATGAGGAAGAAGCTCAGCGTTGTAGTGATATGGGATTAAACGATCCTAGACAATTATTAACGCATCATGATTTAGTGAGTAGTGATGATGCACTCTTCGCAGCTACTGGCGTAACAGAAGGTGAACTGCTACATGGGGTTAAATTCCTTGGTGGGGACTTAGCCGAAACGGACTCAATTGTAATGAGAGCAAAAACAGGTACAATTCGATTTATTAAAGCAAACCACCATCTGGACAATAAACCTCATTTACTAAAAAATGACTAATCCCAGGAGGTTAGAGCATTGGAAGAGAATCGATTTTTCCTTTATGATGAAAAAGAAAATACGCACACAAGATTTGTAAGTTTCATGGGAGATGCCCATCGGTATGACTTAGCGATTATTACTTCAAGTCGTTATTACGGCAAGAAAATAGTTGTTGACCTGCAAGGTAGTCATTATGCCATTCTTGGACAAGATGATGTGGAAGAAGAAGGTTATCTTGAACATGCGTACAATTTAACGGAAGTCGAAGCCGAAGAATTGAGAGAATTTCTCCGGGAAATTGTATAAAAGTAAAATAGAACGCAAAAAAACTTCATTCATAACAAACCCTCCTAAGGTTAAAACTAAAACCGAAGGAGGGTTTTACTATGGCACAAAATGACAAAAATATAAATAAAAATCCGGACTCAGATGGATATTCTGACTTCGCTAACGTAGAAGCAATGAGGAACTATCTAACTCCAGAGCAATTACCAGAGGGACCATATGGTGCTCCTCGTAATAAATACAAACCTGTGGAAAACAAAAGCACACCATGGAAAGAAGGACAGCGTTACTATAGCGCATTTAACTATGAATTCAAATCGCTACACGAAGACATGCCTAGACACGACACTCCAGCCCATCCAACCCACGACCATCCAGACATGGAGAAAAAGCCGTCTCAAGAACAGCAAAATCAAAAATAATTAGAACAAGTCATACAGGATGCATTGCTGCAAGTAAAAAAAGAGCTTGGGTTCCAAGCTCTTTTTTACTGGGTAATTTTCCTTCCCCCCATTATCTTGGAAACTTGAATTCAAGATAAAACCAAACGAACGCAAAGTGGGACGGGGGATAGGGCTGTCGCTCCTATTTTTTAAGCTCTATCTAAAATCTCGCCCTTATATTTCAAAAGTAGCTCCTGTTTTTCGATTCTCGCTCCGAAAGCAGGGAAAGTCGCTCCAAAGCCCATGTTTTAACGCAGTGACATGACAAGTCCCTCTATGCTGCATGATCGATGCGGTCCGCAAAAAAACCGATGTGTCGAGCTCGCGCAGGGCACGTTTTTTCTTTCATTAACGAAACGAAATCATCCATCTCACCGCCACCAAAGTTATCTCGAATCCAAGTCTTCAAGATTATGCCTCTTATCTAGAATAAAAAAACGCATCAGGTCTAGTTTAAACCTCATACGTTTTACTTGTAAGGATTCCCCTACTTATCCACTTTTTTCATAACAAAATAGGCACAGCCGAAATTACAATACTCATACAGATAGTCGTCTAACGTACTAATCTTCGTATCAAAGGTAGCTTTAGGATTTTGATCATCAAAAAAACCACGTAGTCTTAATTGACCATAGCCCCAATCGCCTACAATAAAATCATATTTACTTAAAATATCGCTGAAACGTTGCTCAATAGCTTCTTCTTGAAACCCTTGTTTTTCATCATGTATAACTTCATAATTTTTTCCTTGTATGACAAACACAATCGATCACCTCTTAGCTCTTCTAGTGTATCATAATTTGGATTTTTTTACTTTTAAAAATCATGATAACACAACATTTTCTAGCATGAACTTTTAAATATGACTAAACCTATAAATAGGGAGAGGAGATGACCATATCATAAAGGAGCGTGTTTCCATTGAACTGTAAATCATGGTTAGCTACTGTAGCTTTAACTTCCACATTGGTGATTAGTGGATGTGGAATGAATAATGAGGGAGCAATGGATATGGATGATGCTGACCAATTCAATGCTGCCGGATATAACAATGGCCAGGCAAAAAATAATGGTTACAACAATCAGAAAAACGGGCGTAATGGCATGGACGAAATGGGAGACTACGGTGATACCAATCGTTCTGAAAACTTCAACTATACGGCTACCAAGAATGATAATCGCAAAAACGATCAATTCGGTTTTGTGCGTTATACAGAAGATCAAGTAGGTAAAGACGAAGATGAAGTTCGCTATGGTGTTATGGAC
The genomic region above belongs to Pontibacillus yanchengensis and contains:
- a CDS encoding DUF86 domain-containing protein; the protein is MYFVDRSKIESTLQYLEQLLVDYKNEAVDTPLKRLGLERCVQMTIESIVDVGNMMIDGFIMRDPGSYEDIIDILIDETVLPESEEEAYKAVIAIRKQLVREYTDMNHDELQQMMNEHVTILEDFSHYIRRYLNEELGPISAFSNEDQ
- the glpX gene encoding class II fructose-bisphosphatase, whose protein sequence is MDRELALELVRVTEAAAVSSAQWMGRGQKDEADDAATTAMRTMFDSIAMEGTVVIGEGELDEAPMLYIGEKLGNGNGPEVDIAVDPLEGTNIVAKGHNNAMSVIAAADRGALLHAPDMYMQKVAVGKQARGQIRLDDPIEKTIETVAKANNKRINDLTVIVQERPRHNELVERIRAKGARVKLFGDGDVEASIATCLPHTGIDLFVGTGGAPEGVISAAAVKCLGGDMQARLVPQNEEEAQRCSDMGLNDPRQLLTHHDLVSSDDALFAATGVTEGELLHGVKFLGGDLAETDSIVMRAKTGTIRFIKANHHLDNKPHLLKND
- a CDS encoding YutD-like domain-containing protein, encoding MFVIQGKNYEVIHDEKQGFQEEAIEQRFSDILSKYDFIVGDWGYGQLRLRGFFDDQNPKATFDTKISTLDDYLYEYCNFGCAYFVMKKVDK
- a CDS encoding TIGR01457 family HAD-type hydrolase, which translates into the protein MQSYKGYLIDLDGTMYRGSERIEAASDFVKALQEEGIPHLFVTNNSSRKPEQVAEKLNKFDIPARAEQIFTSSTATGSYIKDRKEHARVFAIGEEGLFHTLAESGHSIVEDDCDFVVMGIDRDITYEKLAIACLQVRNGATFLSTNGDIAIPTERGMLPGNGSLTSVVSVSTGVEPTFIGKPESIIMDQAIEALGLSKEEVIMVGDNYHTDILAGMNAGLDTLHVQTGVTTKELLSQYERQPKYSIASLSEWIPMLR
- a CDS encoding cytosolic protein, with amino-acid sequence MAQNDKNINKNPDSDGYSDFANVEAMRNYLTPEQLPEGPYGAPRNKYKPVENKSTPWKEGQRYYSAFNYEFKSLHEDMPRHDTPAHPTHDHPDMEKKPSQEQQNQK
- a CDS encoding DUF3055 domain-containing protein; translation: MEENRFFLYDEKENTHTRFVSFMGDAHRYDLAIITSSRYYGKKIVVDLQGSHYAILGQDDVEEEGYLEHAYNLTEVEAEELREFLREIV